The Virgibacillus sp. MSP4-1 genome has a segment encoding these proteins:
- a CDS encoding NUDIX domain-containing protein → MKKFEEKTIDSKTIFEGKIIDVFHEDVKLPNGKTSKREIVKHPGAVAVIPITKENKLVMVEQFRKPLERSLVEIPAGKLEKGEDPEKSAIRELEEETGYRTPQLSHVTSFYTSPGFSDELIHIYLARELEKVDEPASLDEDEFVELMECTLEEANRLVEEQRIFDAKTAYAITYLNAQGME, encoded by the coding sequence ATGAAAAAATTTGAGGAAAAGACAATCGACTCCAAAACAATTTTTGAAGGAAAAATCATCGATGTTTTTCACGAGGATGTGAAACTGCCCAATGGAAAAACATCAAAAAGGGAGATTGTAAAACATCCAGGAGCTGTCGCTGTCATTCCCATTACAAAGGAAAATAAATTGGTAATGGTCGAACAGTTTCGCAAGCCTCTCGAACGAAGCCTTGTAGAAATCCCGGCTGGAAAATTGGAAAAGGGTGAGGATCCTGAGAAATCCGCCATACGCGAGCTGGAAGAGGAAACAGGTTACAGAACTCCTCAATTATCCCATGTGACATCCTTCTATACTTCACCTGGATTTTCTGATGAACTGATCCATATTTATTTAGCAAGAGAGCTTGAAAAAGTGGATGAGCCTGCATCACTGGATGAAGATGAATTTGTAGAATTAATGGAATGTACTCTGGAAGAAGCGAACAGACTAGTGGAGGAACAAAGAATTTTTGATGCAAAAACTGCTTATGCCATTACATATCTCAATGCACAAGGGATGGAATGA
- a CDS encoding HAD family hydrolase, which yields MIKTAVFDLDGTLLNRDESLKIFIEKQYERLNEWLFHIPKDKYIKRFIELDNRGYVWKDKVYQQLINEYGIVGITWEELLQDYLTYFKESCIPFPDLISVLERIRRNDGLIGMITNGKGQFQMDNIQALGIDKYTDTILISEWEGVKKPDPDIFKAALKRLDVSAEESIFIGDHPEKDIKAAQFIGMKTIWKKDHQWGDNVKADFIINDLGEVPQIISQLNSVSYS from the coding sequence ATTATAAAGACGGCTGTATTTGATTTGGACGGGACTTTATTAAATCGAGATGAGTCATTGAAAATATTTATTGAAAAACAGTATGAGCGATTAAATGAATGGTTATTTCATATACCCAAAGATAAATACATAAAAAGGTTTATTGAACTTGATAATCGTGGATATGTTTGGAAAGACAAAGTATATCAACAGCTAATTAATGAGTATGGCATTGTAGGGATTACGTGGGAAGAGTTACTTCAAGATTATCTCACTTACTTTAAAGAAAGTTGTATACCTTTCCCAGACCTTATTAGTGTATTGGAAAGAATAAGGAGAAATGACGGTTTGATAGGGATGATTACGAATGGAAAAGGCCAGTTTCAAATGGACAATATTCAGGCATTGGGTATTGATAAATATACTGATACCATACTTATATCCGAGTGGGAAGGTGTAAAAAAGCCTGACCCCGATATCTTTAAAGCTGCACTAAAAAGACTTGATGTATCTGCCGAGGAAAGTATTTTTATAGGGGATCACCCGGAAAAAGATATAAAAGCTGCTCAATTTATTGGGATGAAAACCATTTGGAAAAAGGACCATCAATGGGGTGACAATGTAAAAGCCGATTTTATTATTAATGATTTAGGTGAAGTACCTCAAATCATCAGCCAATTAAATTCAGTTTCTTATTCCTGA
- a CDS encoding GNAT family N-acetyltransferase — MVTGEQEFYSETERLVLRPLESWDYERWLEGFHGTLPQQYKHDSPIMDLSEWTHEKFIDVVKRHQQLAVQDEGYILSVFRKSDLKHIGMVGFWTLMRREFQWGFMEYRIHNQYWKNGYGKESVKEGLNVAFKNLGFHRIEAHINVDNPPSIRLAERVRLSYECTRKGFIEWTDNFVYCMNSK; from the coding sequence TTGGTAACAGGAGAACAAGAATTTTATTCAGAAACTGAAAGATTAGTATTAAGACCACTGGAGAGTTGGGACTATGAAAGATGGCTAGAGGGATTCCATGGCACACTTCCTCAACAGTATAAGCACGATAGCCCCATAATGGATTTGAGCGAATGGACACATGAAAAGTTCATTGACGTAGTTAAAAGGCATCAGCAATTAGCTGTTCAGGATGAAGGATACATTCTAAGTGTTTTTCGGAAATCGGATTTGAAACATATTGGTATGGTTGGTTTTTGGACGCTTATGAGGCGTGAATTTCAGTGGGGATTTATGGAGTATAGGATTCATAATCAATACTGGAAAAACGGATATGGTAAGGAGTCTGTCAAAGAAGGACTAAACGTTGCGTTTAAAAACCTTGGTTTCCATCGAATTGAAGCTCATATCAATGTAGATAATCCCCCTTCGATTCGATTAGCGGAGCGAGTTCGGTTATCCTATGAATGTACAAGGAAGGGATTTATCGAATGGACTGATAACTTCGTGTATTGCATGAATTCAAAGTAA
- a CDS encoding aldo/keto reductase: protein MKKRQIGSSDLYVSEISLGCMSLGTDEKKASEIIDRALDSGINYLDTADLYDFGANESIVGAAVKGKRDEVIIGTKVGNHFEPGKEGWYWDPSKAYIKEEVKESLRRLQTDYIDLYQLHGGTIEDPIDETIEAFEELKQEGLIRYYGISSIRPNVIREYINKSNIVSVMMQYSLLDRRPEEEMLDLLHQNKISVIARGPMAKGMLTKKGIEQVEKKAQNGYLDYSYEELKEIIPAFLAYANDEITPNALALSYILHHPALATATFGASSVDQLNANLAYTNQNKWSDDLYKKLQELTRPIQYDKHR from the coding sequence ATGAAAAAACGGCAAATTGGGAGTTCGGATTTATATGTATCGGAAATTTCGCTGGGATGTATGTCCCTGGGTACAGATGAGAAAAAAGCGTCAGAGATTATTGACCGTGCCCTCGATTCAGGCATCAATTATTTAGATACAGCAGATCTATATGACTTCGGAGCCAATGAATCCATTGTCGGTGCAGCCGTAAAAGGAAAACGTGATGAAGTGATTATTGGAACCAAGGTGGGAAACCATTTTGAACCAGGTAAAGAAGGCTGGTACTGGGATCCTTCCAAGGCATACATAAAGGAAGAAGTGAAGGAAAGCTTACGGCGTTTACAAACCGATTATATCGATCTCTATCAGCTTCATGGGGGTACGATAGAGGACCCTATTGATGAAACCATTGAGGCATTTGAGGAGCTTAAGCAGGAAGGACTCATACGTTATTACGGAATTTCCTCCATACGACCTAACGTTATTCGGGAGTATATAAATAAATCCAATATCGTTAGTGTCATGATGCAATACAGTTTACTGGACCGCCGGCCTGAAGAGGAAATGCTGGACCTTCTGCATCAGAATAAGATCAGTGTGATTGCCAGAGGACCTATGGCTAAAGGGATGCTGACGAAAAAAGGAATTGAGCAGGTGGAAAAGAAGGCGCAGAATGGCTATTTGGATTATAGTTATGAAGAGCTAAAAGAAATCATACCGGCGTTTTTAGCATATGCAAATGACGAAATTACGCCAAACGCCCTTGCCCTTTCTTATATTTTACACCATCCAGCGTTAGCAACCGCAACATTCGGCGCAAGCTCTGTTGATCAATTAAACGCCAACTTAGCCTATACAAATCAGAATAAATGGAGTGACGATTTGTATAAAAAACTCCAGGAATTAACCAGACCTATCCAATATGATAAACATCGTTAA